The following proteins are encoded in a genomic region of Triticum dicoccoides isolate Atlit2015 ecotype Zavitan chromosome 1B, WEW_v2.0, whole genome shotgun sequence:
- the LOC119303421 gene encoding translocator protein homolog: METATATQDQGLTRRAVGDVDATPARMPGSGARATSRDPKRKLGRAKRGLRSLAAAVTVSAALTAAAFYASGAGSSSGTAKAPSSAMVAIARAGSVAAEAVMALAAWMVWAEGGLHGRPGATLAPFAAQLLAAAAWPALALRLGAGWAGMACCAAMAAGAAACVRGFGGVNPVAGDLAKPCVAWAVLLALMNYKML; the protein is encoded by the coding sequence ATGGAGACCGCCACCGCCACCCAGGACCAAGGCCTCACCCGCCGCGCCGTCGGGGACGTGGACGCCACGCCGGCGCGGATGCCCGGTTCCGGCGCTCGCGCCACCAGCCGGGACCCCAAGAGGAAGCTGGGCCGCGCCAAGCGGGGCCTCCGGTCGCTCGCGGCCGCCGTGACGGTTTCGGCCGCGCTCACCGCGGCCGCCTTCTACGCCTCCGGCGCTGGCTCGTCGTCGGGGACGGCCAAGGCGCCGTCGTCCGCGATGGTGGCGATCGCGCGGGCAGGGTCAGTGGCGGCGGAGGCCGTGATGGCGCTGGCGGCGTGGATGGTGTGGGCGGAGGGCGGGCTTCACGGGCGGCCCGGCGCGACGCTGGCGCCGTTCGCGGCGCAGCTCCTGGCGGCCGCGGCGTGGCCGGCTCTGGCGCTCAGGCTCGGGGCCGGGTGGGCCGGGATGgcgtgctgcgccgccatggccgccggcgccgccgcgtgcGTCCGCGGGTTCGGCGGCGTGAACCccgtcgccggcgacctcgccaAGCCGTGCGTCGCCTGGGCCGTGCTCCTCGCCCTGATGAACTACAAGATGCTGTAG